Part of the Bacteroidota bacterium genome, GATCACATCCGTGCCGATCCGCGCCAGCACCACCTGTCCGCCGTGCGTGTGCCCCGAGAGCGTCAAATCAATCCCCCTTCGGGCGGCCTGCTCGAAGTGGTACGGGCGGTGGCACATCAGGATTTTCGGAATTCCTTCGCCGGCGCCGGCGCCCGCCCGGTCGAACCACTGTCCAGCCCGCTCGCGGTTTCCGGTATCGTCGACGCCGAGCAGGAACAGCGTTCCCTTCCCCTTTTGGATCAGGACTCTTTCGTTCATCAGGAGCCGGATCCCGCAGCCGTCGACCTCCCGGGCGACCGCGTCGACGTTGCGGGTATAGTAATCGTGGTTTCCGAGGACGCCGTAGACGCCGTGAGGAGCCCTGAGGCCCGAAAACGCCTCCGCGAAGGGATAAACTTCGTCCACCATGCTGTTCACAAAATCGCCCGTCACGGCGATACAGTCGGCCTCCATCGCGTTGATCGCCGAGACGTAGCGCTTCATCGTGGGGAGCGTCATGAACACGCTCGAGTGGATGTCGCTCGCGAGCGCGATCGTGAATCCCTGCAGTTCGGCGGGGAGATTCGCGACCGGGACTTCCACGGCGGTGACGTCGAAGCTATCCTTTCGAAACGCGCCGAGAGCCGATCCCGTGAACGCGGCTCCCGCGAGGACCGTCATACTCTTGCCGACGAAGATCCGCCGGCGGGGATCGAACGCCTCCG contains:
- a CDS encoding metallophosphoesterase, with the translated sequence MWLFFQIFFTTVLLGIQFFFYRELLGAGGRKPPRPWARRTLRALFVFFNAPLVLLLFGWRGFSHLPPVLVVSTVYPLYLWHSSFVFVFLVVLMKEAVRLPVTAVRSLFRNGNRDSSAGKAPPGAHPEAFDPRRRIFVGKSMTVLAGAAFTGSALGAFRKDSFDVTAVEVPVANLPAELQGFTIALASDIHSSVFMTLPTMKRYVSAINAMEADCIAVTGDFVNSMVDEVYPFAEAFSGLRAPHGVYGVLGNHDYYTRNVDAVAREVDGCGIRLLMNERVLIQKGKGTLFLLGVDDTGNRERAGQWFDRAGAGAGEGIPKILMCHRPYHFEQAARRGIDLTLSGHTHGGQVVLARIGTDVIAPARVASPYVAGLYSIGTSRMYVSRGIGTVGIPVRINCPPEITKITLVRSVPDGPG